A window from Nitrosopumilus sp. encodes these proteins:
- a CDS encoding gamma-glutamyl-gamma-aminobutyrate hydrolase family protein (Members of this family of hydrolases with an active site Cys residue belong to MEROPS family C26.) yields the protein MLLVVDNGSIYTENLINFLNEKNFLFEKQTPPLLNMDFISQYDSFILSGRRKNEKKINEINSKIIRHSIENNKKLLGICYGAEILALTLGGTIKKTSILQKGNESIQTLLDNPLCSDSFDVFESHAFEISKLPLDLVSLAQSKNCKYEIIQYKKRLIFGTQFHPEMSKDGNKLIEKFCLL from the coding sequence TTGCTACTTGTTGTTGATAACGGATCTATTTACACTGAAAATCTAATCAATTTTTTAAATGAAAAAAATTTTCTTTTTGAAAAACAAACTCCTCCTTTATTAAATATGGATTTTATATCACAATACGATTCATTCATTCTTTCTGGAAGAAGAAAGAATGAAAAAAAAATCAATGAAATTAATTCCAAAATTATAAGACACAGTATTGAAAACAATAAAAAATTACTTGGAATTTGTTATGGTGCAGAAATTTTAGCTCTTACTTTAGGAGGAACAATCAAAAAAACTTCAATTCTCCAAAAAGGAAACGAATCAATACAGACTCTTCTAGATAATCCTCTTTGTAGTGATTCATTTGACGTGTTTGAGAGTCATGCTTTTGAGATCTCAAAATTACCCCTAGATCTTGTCTCACTTGCACAATCAAAAAATTGTAAATATGAAATAATTCAATATAAAAAAAGATTAATTTTTGGAACTCAGTTTCATCCTGAAATGAGCAAAGATGGAAATAAATTGATTGAAAAATTCTGTTTACTTTGA